A single genomic interval of Rhododendron vialii isolate Sample 1 chromosome 3a, ASM3025357v1 harbors:
- the LOC131319942 gene encoding protein EXPORTIN 1A, which produces MAAEKLRDLSQPIDVGLLDATVAAFYGTGSKDERTSADHILQELQNNPDMWLQVVHVLSNTQNLNTKFFALQVLEGVIKYRWNALPVDQRDGMKNYISEVIVKLSSDEISFRRERLYVNKLNIILVQILKHEWPSRWRSFIPDLVAAAKTSETICENCMAILKLLSEEVFDFSRGEMTQQKIKELKQSLNSEFQLIHELCLYVLSAASQRTELMRATLATLHAFLSWIPLGYIFESPLLETLLNFFPVPSYRNLTLQCLTEVAALNFGDFYNVQYVKMYAIFMVQLQAILPPNTNLSDAYANGSGEEQAFIQNLALFFTSFYKSHIRVLESSSENISALLLGLEYLINISYVDDTEVFKVCLDYWNSLVLELFEAHHNLDNPLAIANMMGLQMPFPGMADGLGSQLLQRRQLYAVPMSKLRLLMICRMAKPEEVLIVEDENGNIVRETMKDNDVLVQYKSMREALIYLSHLDHEDTEKQMLKKLSKQLSGEDWTWNNLNTLCWAIGSISGSMMEEQENRFLVMVIRDLLNLCEITKGKDNKAVIASNIMYVVGQYPRFLRAHWKFLKTVVNKLFEFMHETHPGVQDMACDTFLKIVQKCKRKFVIVQVGENEPFVSELLTSLPTTIADLEPHQIHSFYESVGQMIQAESDPLKRDEYLQRLMELPNQKWAEIIGQARQSVDFLKDQDVIRTVLNILQTNTSVASSLGTYFLPQISLIFLDMLNVYRMYSELISTNIAEGGPYASRTSYVKLLRSVKRETLKLIETFLDKAEDQPQIGKQFVPPMMDPVLGDYARNLPDARESEVLSLFATIINKYKATMIEDVPRIFEAVFQCTLQMITKNFEDYPEHRLKFFSLLRAIATHCFPALIRLSSEQLKLVMDSIIWAFRHTERNISETGLNLLLEMLKNFQASEFCNQFYRTYFVTIEQEIFAVLTDTFHKPGFKLHVSVLQHLFCLAESGSLTEPLWDVATVPYPYPNNAMFVREYTIKLLGSSFPNMTTAEVTQFVNGLFESRNDLSTFKDHIRDFLVQSKEFSAQDNKDLYAEEAAAQRERERQRMLTIPGLIAPNEIQDEMLDS; this is translated from the exons ATGGCGGCGGAAAAACTTAGGGATTTGAGCCAGCCAATCGACGTCGGCTTGCTCGATGCCACTGTCGCAGCGTTTTACGGCACCGGATCTAAGGACGAG AGGACCTCTGCAGACCATATTTTGCAGGAGTTGCAAAACAATCCAGACATGTGGCTTCAGGTGGTTCATGTTCTATCGAATACACAGAACTTGAACACTAAGTTTTTTGCTTTGCAG GTTCTGGAAGGTGTAATTAAGTACAGATGGAATGCATTGCCTGTTGACCAGCGAGATGGTATGAAAAACTACATTTCTGAGGTCATTGTAAAG CTGTCCAGTGATGAGATCTCTTTTCGGCGGGAAAGGCTGTATGTCAACAAACTCAATATAATATTAGTCCAG ATTTTGAAACATGAGTGGCCATCCAGATGGCGAAGCTTCATTCCCGATCTTGTTGCTGCAGCAAAGACAAGTGAAACTATATGTGAAAATTGCATGGCTATATTAAAA CTTTTAAGTGAAGAAGTTTTTGATTTCTCAAGGGGTGAAATGACACAACAGAAGATCAAAGAGCTTAAACAATCCCTGAACAG CGAATTTCAGCTCATTCATGAGCTATGCCTATATGTACTATCCGCGGCATCTCAAAGAACTGAGCTTATGCGGGCTACGCTGGCAACACTGCATGCTTTTCTTTCATGGATTCCTCTGGGATATATATTTGAATCTCCACTg CTTGAAACACTCTTGAACTTTTTCCCCGTGCCTTCTTATAGAAATCTCACCCTCCAGTGTTTGACTGAG GTTGCTGCCCTTAATTTTGGCGATTTCTATAACGTGCAGTACGTTAAAATGTATGCCATCTTTATGGTGCAACTGCAG GCCATTCTTCCACCCAATACAAACCTCTCCGATGCTTATGCAAATGGTTCTGGTGAAGAGCAG GCATTCATTCAAAACCTGGCGCTGTTTTTCACCTCATTTTATAAG TCGCATATTCGGGTTCTAGAATCCTCATCAGAGAATATATCTGCCCTCCTACTGGGTCTTGAATATCTCATAAACATTTCGTATGTGGATGACACCGAGGTTTTCAAG GTTTGCTTGGACTACTGGAACTCTTTAGTTCTAGAGTTGTTTGAGGCACATCATAATCTGGATAATCCTTTAGCAATTGCAAACATGATGGGACTGCAG ATGCCATTTCCAGGTATGGCTGATGGTCTTGGTTCACAACTGCTGCAGCGACGGCAGCTCTATGCAGTTCCAATGTCCAAGTTGAGATTACTCATGATCTGCCGTATGGCTAAGCCTGAAGAGGTTCTGATTGTTGAGGATGAAAATGGGAATATAGTCCGTGAAACTATGAAGGACAATGATGTCCTCGTCCAATATAAG AGCATGAGGGAAGCACTTATCTACCTGTCACATCTTGACCACGAAGATACTGAAAAGCAG ATGCTGAAGAAATTGAGTAAGCAACTGAGTGGTGAAGATTGGACGTGGAACAACTTAAACACCTTATGCTGGGCAATAGGATCTATATCTGGATCCATGATGGAGGAACAG GAAAACAGGTTTCTGGTTATGGTGATTCGTGATCTCCTAAATTTGTGTGAaatcacaaaaggaaaagataacAAAGCTGTTATTGCAAGTAACATCAT GTATGTTGTTGGGCAATACCCAAGGTTTCTTAGGGCCCATTGGAAGTTCTTAAAAACTGTTGTGAATAAGTTGTTCGAGTTCATGCATGAAACACATCCTGGAGTTCAG GATATGGCTTGTGATACATTCTTGAAAATTGTTCAGAAGTGCAAGCGAAAATTTGTTATTGTACAG GTTGGAGAAAATGAACCATTTGTATCTGAGCTTCTGACAAGCCTTCCAACAACGATAGCAGATCTGGAGCCTCATCAGATTCATTCGTTTTATGAATCA GTTGGTCAAATGATTCAAGCAGAATCGGATCCGCTGAAGAGGGACGAATATTTGCAGAGGCTGATGGAGCTTCCCAATCAG AAATGGGCTGAAATTATAGGTCAGGCACGCCAAAGTGTGGACTTCTTGAAGGATCAAGATGTAATCAGGACTGTGCTTAACATATTGCAG ACGAATACAAGTGTTGCCAGTTCACTCGGAACATATTTCTTGCCACAAATTTCACTTATCTTTTTGGACATGCTTAATGTATACAG AATGTACAGCGAGCTTATATCAACCAACATTGCGGAAGGGGGTCCTTATGCATCTAGAACGTCTTATGTAAAACTTCTGCG CTCGGTTAAACGAGAGACCCTTAAGCTCATTGAGACATTCTTGGACAAGGCTGAAGATCAACCACAAATTGGAAAGCAATTTGTGCCCCCAATGATGGACCCTGTACTTGGTGATTACGCTAGGAACTTGCCTGATGCGAGGGAATCAGAAGTCTTGTCACTTTTCGCTACAATAATAAACAA GTATAAAGCTACAATGATCGAGGACGTGCCTCGCATTTTTGAAGCGGTTTTCCAATGTACTTTGCAG ATGATAACCAAAAACTTTGAAGATTACCCTGAGCATCGCCTCAAGTTCTTTTCACTGCTTCGTGCCATTGCTACACATTGTTTTCCAGCTTTGATTCGGCTGTCAAGCGAG CAACTAAAGCTAGTTATGGATTCTATTATTTGGGCTTTCCGGCACACTGAGAGGAACATATCTGAAACGGGGCTAAATCTTTTGTTGGAAATGCTGAAGAACTTTCAG GCTTCTGAGTTTTGTAATCAATTTTACCGAACTTACTTTGTGACCATCGAGCAAGAGATTTTTGCCGTCTTAACTGACACATTTCATAAACCTGGGTTCAAGTTGCATGTCTCGGTTCTGCAGCACTTGTTTTGTCTG gcggagtctggctctttaacAGAACCTTTGTGGGATGTGGCGACTGTTCCTTATCCATATCCAAACAATGCAATGTTTGTTCGTGAATATACCATAAAACTTTTGGGTTCATCATTCCCCAACATGACAACTGCTGAG GTAACTCAATTTGTGAATGGACTGTTCGAGTCGAGGAACGATCTTTCCACATTTAAGGATCACATTCGGGACTTCCTTGTGCAGTCAAAAGAGTTCTCAGCTCAG GATAACAAGGATCTCTACGCAGAGGAAGCTGCTGCTCAGAGAGAAAGGGAGCGGCAACGGATGCTTACTATTCCTGGTCTTATTGCCCCTAATGAGATACAAGATGAGATGTTGGATTCATAG
- the LOC131319941 gene encoding ADP-ribosylation factor-like, translating to MGQAFRKLFDSFFGNSEMRVVMLGLDAAGKTTILYKLHIGEVLSTVPTIGFNVEKVQYKNVEFTVWDVGGQEKLRPLWRHYFNNTDGLIYVVDSLDRDRIGKAKQEFQAIIKDPFMLNSVILVFANKQDMKGAMTPMEVCQGLGLYDLKNRKWHIQGTCALKGDGLYEGLDWLANTLKELKATGYSSVGPSSF from the exons ATGGGACAAGCCTTTCGCAAGCTCTTCGATTCCTTCTTCGGCAATTCCGAGATGagg GTTGTGATGCTTGGCCTTGATGCTGCTGGTAAAACAACCATCCTGTACAAGCTACATATTGGAGAAGTTTTATCAACAGTTCCTACAATTG GTTTCAATGTGGAAAAAGTGCAGTATAAGAATGTTGAATTCACAGTGTGGGATGTAGGAGGACAAGAGAAATTAAGGCCACTATGGAGGCATTACTTCAATAACACCGATGGACTT ATTTATGTTGTTGACTCTTTGGATCGAGACAGAATTGGCAAAGCAAAACAAGAGTTTCAG gCCATTATAAAAGATCCATTTATGCTTAACAGCGTCATCTTGGTGTTTGCAAACAAACAGGACATG AAAGGAGCAATGACACCGATGGAAGTGTGTCAAGGGTTGGGGCTTTATGATCTTAAGAACAGAAAATGGCATATACAAGGGACTTGTGCTCTCAAAGGAGATGGCCTTTACGAGGGCTTGGACTGGTTAGCTAACACTCTCAAGGAGTTAAAGGCCACCGGATATTCTTCAGTGGGCCCCTCGTCGTTCTAG
- the LOC131321343 gene encoding S-protein homolog 29-like: MSRVFLIPLVVVLFHLVCATSSEIADQKKTSFGTMVHIISGVPDNPTNLRVNCTFDGTDFQKRTLNDGQEFSWGYSDKFFDDYEFLCKFNWGTKTSRFPVLSMRMAPILCAHYPCDCYWVARADGFYFSNDKKSWKKMYEWF, translated from the coding sequence ATGAGTCGGGTCTTCCTAATTCCCCTAGTCGTCGTGCTATTTCACCTTGTTTGTGCAACTTCAAGCGagattgccgatcaaaaaaaaacttcattcgGGACTATGGTGCATATCATTAGCGGTGTGCCAGACAATCCTACCAATTTACGGGTTAATTGCACATTTGACGGTACTGATTTTCAAAAGCGCACACTCAACGATGGTCAGGAATTCAGCTGGGGATACTCTGACAAATTTTTTGATGACTATGAGTTCTTGTGTAAGTTTAACTGGGGCACTAAAACCAGCAGGTTTCCGGTGTTAAGTATGCGTATGGCGCCCATTCTTTGTGCTCATTATCCGTGCGATTGCTATTGGGTTGCAAGAGCCGATGGTTTCTATTTCAGCAATGATAAAAAGTCCTGGAAGAAAATGTATGAGTGGTTTTAG